Proteins from a single region of Paramormyrops kingsleyae isolate MSU_618 chromosome 9, PKINGS_0.4, whole genome shotgun sequence:
- the hapln2 gene encoding hyaluronan and proteoglycan link protein 2 produces the protein MQPAAALALALTYFTWTSALLPQQRQIAHKKLRYLLQPLVCAEISAQRGASVNLPCLLQDKPAAYKVKWTKLEPLSPGVENVILISNGLAQKGYGPLGPRASLRRAHALDVTLRIADLQLADEGRYRCELINGIEDESVEITLRIEGVVFPYQSQNGRYKFTYRDAKEACESQDATLATYHQLSKAWTDGLDWCNAGWLNDGTVHYPIIHPREPCGGVDLLPGIRSYGPRDKTRDYFDAFCFTSITKGKVFFINEELSFTEATQACKARAAQLARVGQLYSAWHFQKLDRCDAGWLADGSVRFPIATPRKHCGGLPGPGVRNLGFHNKSQTLSGAYCYQ, from the exons ATGCAGCCTGCGGCAGCCTTGGCTCTCGCCCTCACCTACTTCACTTGGACTTCAGCCCTGCTGCCTCAGCAGAGACAAA TTGCTCATAAGAAACTGAGGTACCTGCTGCAGCCCCTGGTTTGCGCGGAAATCTCAGCGCAGCGAGGGGCGAGCGTCAATCTGCCCTGTCTGCTGCAAGACAAACCGGCCGCGTACAAAGTCAAATGGACGAAACTGGAGCCGCTGTCGCCTGGAGTTGAAAACGTCATCCTGATTAGCAACGGGCTCGCACAGAAGGGCTACGGGCCGCTGGGACCCAGGGCCTCGTTACGCCGGGCTCACGCTCTGGATGTCACCTTGCGCATCGCGGACCTTCAGCTAGCGGACGAAGGCAGGTACCGCTGCGAGCTGATCAACGGCATCGAGGACGAGAGCGTCGAAATCACCCTGAGGATAGAAG gagTTGTGTTTCCATATCAGAGTCAGAATGGTCGCTACAAATTTACTTACCGAGATGCAAAAGAGGCGTGTGAGAGCCAAGATGCTACACTGGCAACGTACCATCAGCTCTCCAAAG CCTGGACAGATGGACTGGACTGGTGCAATGCAGGATGGCTAAATGATGGAACGGTCCACTACCCAATAATCCATCCGCGTGAACCCTGTGGAGGGGTGGACCTTCTGCCAGGGATACGTAGCTATGGGCCCAGAGACAAGACCCGCGACTATTTCGATGCATTCTGCTTTACCTCCATAACCAAAG GCAAAGTATTCTTCATCAATGAGGAACTGAGCTTTACAGAAGCGACGCAAGCCTGCAAGGCCCGAGCAGCTCAGCTGGCCCGCGTTGGGCAGCTCTACTCAGCCTGGCATTTCCAGAAACTGGACCGCTGTGACGCGGGTTGGCTGGCGGACGGCAGCGTGCGCTTTCCCATCGCCACCCCCAGAAAGCACTGTGGGGGCCTGCCGGGGCCCGGCGTTCGTAACCTCGGCTTCCACAACAAGAGCCAGACCCTCTCTGGGGCCTATTGCTACCAGTAG
- the bcan gene encoding brevican core protein isoform X1: MFPLLLLCAICSLTSPSVPDRESDNSRLLKVTISKSPPVSAVLGSSITLTCLVSLAETPIAFGRQGVLTLPLVKWSVLSSGLETEILVARGGRVKVSGVYKGHASLPGYFSSSTNVTLRLEGLRYNDSGLYRCMAQQGLEDSYDQVPVKVKGVVFHYRHASGLYAFSFREAQTACEDIGARMATPAQFLAGYRGSPEPCTAGWLSDQTVRYPTQSPEDGCFGDKEKERGMWNYTVRDPSELWDVYCYVEDITGKILYSCTPQHLTFKEAEEYCQAGGATLATLAQVYAAWNDGLHHCSPGWLADGSVRYPVGDSRESCRGSTPGVKTIYRFSNQTNFPEPHSLHSVYCFQGLRSHPIDDSRECMDTKPEKTNQGTMATMGPLQEIVLGQKNELNGGGHVGGQVDDQGTMMNLHTVTSLVDTSSPTDSQNHGTPAPESKDAKALMKGAINSENYEPLAETNLKVLTPISPEMLIGNSKRYQKMKLESSDPIPLSEMSANSKHNLRIPQTNLEYGGIKTPNQMTGDRSKHYQDMPETNLESGDLALLSEMTAGDTTHYQHVSQTNLEYSSIVSFNNMTGVGSKHHQDMPETNLESGDLALLSEMTAGDSIHLPMPQTNLGSDNPITSSSVPGDNTELYKILSKTNQSVGGTDFEHSGDSSSPSDNTSEARVEGKTVTPSFTQAEITHGQQETSLLSGSPKPFFDISNEDMKYEEAMLGEFNETSGTAKSYEDMNVNSGPYAQFSDLVSTTVDSPPEGTREQLASFSPAESAVTRDKVKAEYREDNISARVEFRNIGTLPTQKTESFVTLDYVPTSKSGGSSVFSPGTDFAQEQSGASLPDSSSPVKQAGQDAADGPVDIPTGSGDSEWTFLDSFDPVISSHQSQSADIVAGAESRQKPLGIMWTDSSAPKDDVETSGHAAIEPSTGYTDLGGGCFRNPCANGGTCVEEGAFAKCLCLPTYWGQLCQTDLAPCDADWQKFQGFCYRHFSNQQAWEEAEQHCRTHGGHLASVWTPEEQDFIYNNYRDYQWIGLNDKTIEGDFHWSDGSPLLYENWYNGQPDSYFLSGEDCGVMMWNDGGRWSDVPCNYHLPYVCKKGTAFCGEPPTLPNTQVFSQGHLHYEVSSMVRYYCVDGYLPRHNPVIKCLPNGQWEEPQFMCVPVNSAEDNQTAESPFKHRIIVEDTTTKKAAPEFRDINWNI, from the exons ATGTTCCCTCTACTGCTGCTCTGTGCCATCTGTTCCCTGACGTCCCCTTCTGTACCCGACCGGGAATCTG ATAATTCCAGACTCCTGAAGGTGACCATTAGCAAGAGTCCACCTGTGTCGGCCGTCTTGGGGAGCTCAATTACTCTGACGTGCTTAGTGTCATTAGCAGAGACACCCATTGCCTTTGGCCGCCAAGGCGTCCTCACCCTGCCCTTGGTCAAGTGGAGCGTGCTGTCATCCGGCCTGGAGACAGAGATTCTGGTGGCCCGGGGGGGCAGGGTGAAGGTCAGCGGAGTCTACAAAGGTCATGCCTCATTGCCGGGTTACTTCTCTTCATCCACCAACGTCACCCTGAGGCTGGAAGGCTTGCGGTACAACGACTCGGGTCTCTACCGCTGCATGGCTCAGCAGGGCCTGGAGGACTCCTACGACCAAGTGCCTGTCAAGGTCAAAG GAGTGGTCTTTCATTACCGGCATGCTTCTGGCCTCTACGCCTTCTCATTTCGGGAGGCCCAGACCGCGTGCGAGGATATTGGAGCCCGAATGGCCACCCCAGCCCAGTTCCTAGCAGGCTATCGAGGCAGCCCTGAGCCGTGTACTGCAGGCTGGCTCTCCGATCAGACTGTCCG ATATCCTACTCAGTCCCCTGAAGATGGTTGTTTTGGAGACAAGGAAAAGGAACGAGGAATGTGGAATTACACAGTGAGGGATCCCTCGGAGCTTTGGGATGTGTACTGCTACGTGGAGGACATCACTG gAAAAATCCTCTACAGCTGCACTCCTCAGCACCTTACCTTCAAAGAAGCCGAAGAATACTGTCAGGCAGGCGGGGCTACACTGGCTACCCTGGCTCAGGTCTATGCAGCCTGGAACGATGGTCTCCACCACTGTAGTCCTGGCTGGCTTGCAGATGGCAGTGTACGATACCCGGTAGGGGACTCAAGAGAAAGCTGTAGAGGTTCCACACCTGGCGTCAAGACTATCTACCGTTTTAGCAACCAGACCAACTTCCCTGAGCCACACAGCCTGCACAGTGTCTACTGTTTCCAAG GCCTTAGGAGTCACCCGATTGATGATTCGAGGGAGTGCATGGACACTAAGCCAGAGAAGACAAATCAAGGGACAATGGCAACGATGGGTCCCCTGCAGGAGATCGTCTTGGGTCAGAAGAATGAGCTAAACGGGGGTGGTCATGTTGGTGGACAGGTAGACGACCAAGGAACAATGATGAATTTGCACACCGTAACTTCTCTAGTGGACACGTCTTCCCCCACCGACTCCCAGAACCATGGTACCCCTGCACCCGAGTCCAAAGATGCCAAAGCTCTTATGAAAGGAGCCATTAACTCTGAAAACTATGAGCCCTTGGCTGAGACAAATCTGAAAGTTCTTACACCTATATCACCCGAAATGCTCATCGGTAACTCGAAACGTTATCAAAAAATGAAGCTGGAATCTAGTGATCCAATACCTTTATCTGAAATGTCTGCTAACTCCAAACATAATCTACGTATTCCTCAGACGAATCTTGAATATGGTGGTATTAAGACCCCTAATCAAATGACTGGTGATAGGTCAAAGCATTATCAGGATATGCCTGAGACCAATCTGGAATCTGGTGATCTTGCACTTCTATCTGAAATGACTGCTGGTGACACCACACATTATCAGCATGTTTCTCAGACAAATTTAGAATACAGTAGTATTGTATCCTTTAATAACATGACTGGTGTTGGCTCCAAACATCATCAGGATATGCCTGAGACAAATCTGGAGTCAGGTGATCTTGCACTTCTATCTGAAATGACTGCTGGTGACTCCATTCATCTACCCATGCCTCAGACAAATCTGGGCTCTGATAATCCGATAACATCATCTTCGGTTCCTGGTGACAACACTGAACTTTATAAGATTCTGTCTAAAACAAATCAATCCGTAGGAGGTACAGATTTTGAACATTCAGGTGACAGTTCCAGCCCCAGTGACAACACTTCAGAGGCACGTGTTGAAGGGAAGACAGTCACACCTAGTTTTACCCAAGCTGAAATCACTCATGGACAGCAAGAAACAAGCTTACTGTCTGGCAGCCCAAAGCCATTTTTTGACATCTCTAACGAAGATATGAAATATGAAGAGGCAATGTTAGGAGAATTTAATGAAACCTCTGGGACTGCCAAATCTTACGAAGATATGAACGTAAATTCTGGGCCATATGCACAGTTCTCTGATTTGGTGTCTACCACAGTGGACtctccaccagagggcactaGAGAGCAACTTGCCAGCTTCTCTCCTGCCGAATCAGCAGTGACTCGGGATAAGGTTAAAGCTGAGTATAGAGAGGACAATATCTCAGCCCGAGTGGAATTCAGGAACATTGGCACTTTGCCAACTCAGAAGACAGAATCGTTTGTCACTCTGGACTATGTCCCGACGTCTAAATCTGGTGGGTCATCTGTATTTTCTCCAG GGACTGACTTTGCACAGGAACAGTCTGGTGCTTCATTGCCAGATTCCTCTTCTCCAGTGAAGCAGGCGGGTCAGGACGCTGCGGATGGACCTGTGGATATACCCACTGGGTCAGGCGATTCTGAGTGGACTTTTCTTGACAGCTTTGATCCAGTCATATCTTCCCACCAAAGTCAATCTGCTGACATCGTTGCAG GTGCAGAATCCAGACAGAAACCGCTTGGCATTATGTGGACAGACTCATCTGCTCCGAAGGACGACGTGGAGACATCAGGACATGCAGCAATAGAACCGTCCACTGGCTACACTGACCTTGGAG GTGGCTGCTTCAGGAATCCTTGTGCCAATGGAGGCACATGCGTAGAGGAGGGGGCCTTTGCAAAGTGTCTCTGCCTGCCGACCTATTGGGGGCAGCTCTGTCAGACTG ATCTAGCTCCATGTGATGCAGACTGGCAGAAGTTCCAGGGCTTCTGCTACAGACACTTCAGCAACCAGCAGGCCTGGGAGGAGGCGGAGCAGCACTGCCGGACGCACGGAGGCCACCTGGCGTCCGTCTGGACCCCGGAGGAGCAGGACTTCATCTACA ATAACTACAGGGACTATCAGTGGATAGGACTCAATGACAAAACCATAGAAGGGGATTTTCACTGGTCTGATGGAAGCCCCTTG CTGTATGAGAACTGGTACAATGGGCAACCAGACAGCTACTTCCTGTCTGGAGAGGACTGTGGAGTGATGATGTGGAATGATGGAGGGCGATGGAGCGATGTACCCTGCAACTACCATCTCCCCTACGTCTGCAAAAAGGGTACTG CCTTCTGCGGCGAGCCCCCCACTCTCCCTAACACACAGGTGTTTAGCCAGGGACATCTGCATTATGAGGTCAGTTCCATGGTCCGCTACTACTGCGTTGACGGCTACCTGCCAAGGCATAATCCCGTCATCAAGTGTCTGCCCAATGGCCAGTGGGAGGAGCCTCAGTTCATGTGTGTCCCAG TGAACTCAGCAGAAGACAACCAGACCGCAGAGTCTCCTTTTAAACATAGAATCATTGTGGAGGATACAACTACAAAGAAGGCTGCACCAGAGTTTCGGGACATAAACTGGAACATCTAG
- the bcan gene encoding brevican core protein isoform X2: MFPLLLLCAICSLTSPSVPDRESDNSRLLKVTISKSPPVSAVLGSSITLTCLVSLAETPIAFGRQGVLTLPLVKWSVLSSGLETEILVARGGRVKVSGVYKGHASLPGYFSSSTNVTLRLEGLRYNDSGLYRCMAQQGLEDSYDQVPVKVKGVVFHYRHASGLYAFSFREAQTACEDIGARMATPAQFLAGYRGSPEPCTAGWLSDQTVRYPTQSPEDGCFGDKEKERGMWNYTVRDPSELWDVYCYVEDITGKILYSCTPQHLTFKEAEEYCQAGGATLATLAQVYAAWNDGLHHCSPGWLADGSVRYPVGDSRESCRGSTPGVKTIYRFSNQTNFPEPHSLHSVYCFQGLRSHPIDDSRECMDTKPEKTNQGTMATMGPLQEIVLGQKNELNGGGHVGGQVDDQGTMMNLHTVTSLVDTSSPTDSQNHGTPAPESKDAKALMKGAINSENYEPLAETNLKVLTPISPEMLIGNSKRYQKMKLESSDPIPLSEMSANSKHNLRIPQTNLEYGGIKTPNQMTGDRSKHYQDMPETNLESGDLALLSEMTAGDTTHYQHVSQTNLEYSSIVSFNNMTGVGSKHHQDMPETNLESGDLALLSEMTAGDSIHLPMPQTNLGSDNPITSSSVPGDNTELYKILSKTNQSVGGTDFEHSGDSSSPSDNTSEARVEGKTVTPSFTQAEITHGQQETSLLSGSPKPFFDISNEDMKYEEAMLGEFNETSGTAKSYEDMNVNSGPYAQFSDLVSTTVDSPPEGTREQLASFSPAESAVTRDKVKAEYREDNISARVEFRNIGTLPTQKTESFVTLDYVPTSKSGTDFAQEQSGASLPDSSSPVKQAGQDAADGPVDIPTGSGDSEWTFLDSFDPVISSHQSQSADIVAGAESRQKPLGIMWTDSSAPKDDVETSGHAAIEPSTGYTDLGGGCFRNPCANGGTCVEEGAFAKCLCLPTYWGQLCQTDLAPCDADWQKFQGFCYRHFSNQQAWEEAEQHCRTHGGHLASVWTPEEQDFIYNNYRDYQWIGLNDKTIEGDFHWSDGSPLLYENWYNGQPDSYFLSGEDCGVMMWNDGGRWSDVPCNYHLPYVCKKGTAFCGEPPTLPNTQVFSQGHLHYEVSSMVRYYCVDGYLPRHNPVIKCLPNGQWEEPQFMCVPVNSAEDNQTAESPFKHRIIVEDTTTKKAAPEFRDINWNI; encoded by the exons ATGTTCCCTCTACTGCTGCTCTGTGCCATCTGTTCCCTGACGTCCCCTTCTGTACCCGACCGGGAATCTG ATAATTCCAGACTCCTGAAGGTGACCATTAGCAAGAGTCCACCTGTGTCGGCCGTCTTGGGGAGCTCAATTACTCTGACGTGCTTAGTGTCATTAGCAGAGACACCCATTGCCTTTGGCCGCCAAGGCGTCCTCACCCTGCCCTTGGTCAAGTGGAGCGTGCTGTCATCCGGCCTGGAGACAGAGATTCTGGTGGCCCGGGGGGGCAGGGTGAAGGTCAGCGGAGTCTACAAAGGTCATGCCTCATTGCCGGGTTACTTCTCTTCATCCACCAACGTCACCCTGAGGCTGGAAGGCTTGCGGTACAACGACTCGGGTCTCTACCGCTGCATGGCTCAGCAGGGCCTGGAGGACTCCTACGACCAAGTGCCTGTCAAGGTCAAAG GAGTGGTCTTTCATTACCGGCATGCTTCTGGCCTCTACGCCTTCTCATTTCGGGAGGCCCAGACCGCGTGCGAGGATATTGGAGCCCGAATGGCCACCCCAGCCCAGTTCCTAGCAGGCTATCGAGGCAGCCCTGAGCCGTGTACTGCAGGCTGGCTCTCCGATCAGACTGTCCG ATATCCTACTCAGTCCCCTGAAGATGGTTGTTTTGGAGACAAGGAAAAGGAACGAGGAATGTGGAATTACACAGTGAGGGATCCCTCGGAGCTTTGGGATGTGTACTGCTACGTGGAGGACATCACTG gAAAAATCCTCTACAGCTGCACTCCTCAGCACCTTACCTTCAAAGAAGCCGAAGAATACTGTCAGGCAGGCGGGGCTACACTGGCTACCCTGGCTCAGGTCTATGCAGCCTGGAACGATGGTCTCCACCACTGTAGTCCTGGCTGGCTTGCAGATGGCAGTGTACGATACCCGGTAGGGGACTCAAGAGAAAGCTGTAGAGGTTCCACACCTGGCGTCAAGACTATCTACCGTTTTAGCAACCAGACCAACTTCCCTGAGCCACACAGCCTGCACAGTGTCTACTGTTTCCAAG GCCTTAGGAGTCACCCGATTGATGATTCGAGGGAGTGCATGGACACTAAGCCAGAGAAGACAAATCAAGGGACAATGGCAACGATGGGTCCCCTGCAGGAGATCGTCTTGGGTCAGAAGAATGAGCTAAACGGGGGTGGTCATGTTGGTGGACAGGTAGACGACCAAGGAACAATGATGAATTTGCACACCGTAACTTCTCTAGTGGACACGTCTTCCCCCACCGACTCCCAGAACCATGGTACCCCTGCACCCGAGTCCAAAGATGCCAAAGCTCTTATGAAAGGAGCCATTAACTCTGAAAACTATGAGCCCTTGGCTGAGACAAATCTGAAAGTTCTTACACCTATATCACCCGAAATGCTCATCGGTAACTCGAAACGTTATCAAAAAATGAAGCTGGAATCTAGTGATCCAATACCTTTATCTGAAATGTCTGCTAACTCCAAACATAATCTACGTATTCCTCAGACGAATCTTGAATATGGTGGTATTAAGACCCCTAATCAAATGACTGGTGATAGGTCAAAGCATTATCAGGATATGCCTGAGACCAATCTGGAATCTGGTGATCTTGCACTTCTATCTGAAATGACTGCTGGTGACACCACACATTATCAGCATGTTTCTCAGACAAATTTAGAATACAGTAGTATTGTATCCTTTAATAACATGACTGGTGTTGGCTCCAAACATCATCAGGATATGCCTGAGACAAATCTGGAGTCAGGTGATCTTGCACTTCTATCTGAAATGACTGCTGGTGACTCCATTCATCTACCCATGCCTCAGACAAATCTGGGCTCTGATAATCCGATAACATCATCTTCGGTTCCTGGTGACAACACTGAACTTTATAAGATTCTGTCTAAAACAAATCAATCCGTAGGAGGTACAGATTTTGAACATTCAGGTGACAGTTCCAGCCCCAGTGACAACACTTCAGAGGCACGTGTTGAAGGGAAGACAGTCACACCTAGTTTTACCCAAGCTGAAATCACTCATGGACAGCAAGAAACAAGCTTACTGTCTGGCAGCCCAAAGCCATTTTTTGACATCTCTAACGAAGATATGAAATATGAAGAGGCAATGTTAGGAGAATTTAATGAAACCTCTGGGACTGCCAAATCTTACGAAGATATGAACGTAAATTCTGGGCCATATGCACAGTTCTCTGATTTGGTGTCTACCACAGTGGACtctccaccagagggcactaGAGAGCAACTTGCCAGCTTCTCTCCTGCCGAATCAGCAGTGACTCGGGATAAGGTTAAAGCTGAGTATAGAGAGGACAATATCTCAGCCCGAGTGGAATTCAGGAACATTGGCACTTTGCCAACTCAGAAGACAGAATCGTTTGTCACTCTGGACTATGTCCCGACGTCTAAATCTG GGACTGACTTTGCACAGGAACAGTCTGGTGCTTCATTGCCAGATTCCTCTTCTCCAGTGAAGCAGGCGGGTCAGGACGCTGCGGATGGACCTGTGGATATACCCACTGGGTCAGGCGATTCTGAGTGGACTTTTCTTGACAGCTTTGATCCAGTCATATCTTCCCACCAAAGTCAATCTGCTGACATCGTTGCAG GTGCAGAATCCAGACAGAAACCGCTTGGCATTATGTGGACAGACTCATCTGCTCCGAAGGACGACGTGGAGACATCAGGACATGCAGCAATAGAACCGTCCACTGGCTACACTGACCTTGGAG GTGGCTGCTTCAGGAATCCTTGTGCCAATGGAGGCACATGCGTAGAGGAGGGGGCCTTTGCAAAGTGTCTCTGCCTGCCGACCTATTGGGGGCAGCTCTGTCAGACTG ATCTAGCTCCATGTGATGCAGACTGGCAGAAGTTCCAGGGCTTCTGCTACAGACACTTCAGCAACCAGCAGGCCTGGGAGGAGGCGGAGCAGCACTGCCGGACGCACGGAGGCCACCTGGCGTCCGTCTGGACCCCGGAGGAGCAGGACTTCATCTACA ATAACTACAGGGACTATCAGTGGATAGGACTCAATGACAAAACCATAGAAGGGGATTTTCACTGGTCTGATGGAAGCCCCTTG CTGTATGAGAACTGGTACAATGGGCAACCAGACAGCTACTTCCTGTCTGGAGAGGACTGTGGAGTGATGATGTGGAATGATGGAGGGCGATGGAGCGATGTACCCTGCAACTACCATCTCCCCTACGTCTGCAAAAAGGGTACTG CCTTCTGCGGCGAGCCCCCCACTCTCCCTAACACACAGGTGTTTAGCCAGGGACATCTGCATTATGAGGTCAGTTCCATGGTCCGCTACTACTGCGTTGACGGCTACCTGCCAAGGCATAATCCCGTCATCAAGTGTCTGCCCAATGGCCAGTGGGAGGAGCCTCAGTTCATGTGTGTCCCAG TGAACTCAGCAGAAGACAACCAGACCGCAGAGTCTCCTTTTAAACATAGAATCATTGTGGAGGATACAACTACAAAGAAGGCTGCACCAGAGTTTCGGGACATAAACTGGAACATCTAG
- the isg20l2 gene encoding interferon-stimulated 20 kDa exonuclease-like 2, giving the protein MSELMLNLEFSSDGVPDSEKTTSTGKQKHVNFLKRRRFLERKGLLHKNQHQHWQSKDVAKDPSRRPDWARKKQDKPFVRNPPATTHAAPKTAASQSTQKPSLSKECSTSDTHRFSQSSLTIQSKERNRTTAIPKTNKSLLAVPSQSLSKPRQGTSEQVFLFGNPHKYVALDCEMVGTGPKGRNSELARCSIVSYDGDVVYDKYVSPSLPVTDFRTRWSGIKPKHLHKAPPFNQARVEILKILKGKVVVGHSIQNDFKVLHYTHPPGLTRDIAKIPLLSKKAGFPEQQTVSLKKLSQILLKQDIQVGKMGHSSVEDAKASMDVYKTVEVEWEQHLAMNMNGGSGQS; this is encoded by the exons ATGTCTGAACTTATGCTCAACCTGGAGTTTTCCAGTGACGGTGTGCCTGACAGTGAGAAAACAACATCAACTGGCAAACAAAAACATGTGAATTTCCTTAAGAGGCGTAGATTTTTGGAGCGCAAAGGCCTCCTTCACAAGAATCAGCATCAGCACTGGCAATCGAAGGACGTCGCAAAGGACCCCAGTCGAAGACCTGATTGGGCAAGAAAAAAACAGGATAAGCCCTTTGTTCGCAACCCCCCTGCCACGACACACGCTGCCCCAAAGACTGCTGCCTCCCAAAGTACTCAAAAGCCATCATTGAGCAAGGAATGTTCCACTTCTGATACACACAGATTTAGCCAAAGCTCTTTGACCATCCAGTCAAAAGAGAGAAATCGCACTACTGCCATACCCAAGACTAACAAAAGTCTGCTTGCTGTACCAAGCCAAAGTCTTAGCAAGCCTAGGCAGGGGACTTCCGAACAAGTCTTCCTTTTCGGAAATCCACACAAGTACGTGGCCTTAGACTGTGAGATGGTCGGCACGGGGCCCAAAGGTCGGAACAGTGAGCTAGCCCGCTGCAGCATCGTCTCGTACGATGGCGACGTTGTCTACGACAAGTACGTCTCGCCCTCCTTGCCCGTGACTGACTTTCGTACTCGTTGGAGTGGTATAAAACCAAAGCACCTCCACAAAGCTCCGCCCTTTAATCAAGCCAGGGTTGAG ATACTGAAGATCCTGAAGGGGAAGGTAGTCGTGGGCCATTCCATCCAAAATGACTTCAAGGTCCTGCACTACACTCATCCGCCTGGCCTCACGCGGGACATCGCTAAAATTCCGCTGCTCAGCAAGAAGGCCGGTTTCCCAGAGCAGCAAACGGTGTCGCTTAAGAAACTTTCTCAGATCCTCCTTAAACAGGACATCCAG GTGGGCAAAATGGGGCACTCATCTGTAGAGGATGCCAAAGCTTCAATGGATGTTTATAAGACTGTGGAGGTAGAGTGGGAACAACATTTGGCGATGAATATGAATGGGGGGAGCGGCCAGAGCTGA